A genomic segment from Clostridium pasteurianum BC1 encodes:
- the rpe gene encoding ribulose-phosphate 3-epimerase, whose protein sequence is MTLLINPSLLSADFCNLERDIRILEESNIKAIHIDVMDGNFVSNLAFGVDQIKAINRITNMKLDVHLMINNAERYIETFVEAGADCITVHEEACNHLYKTIQHIKSFGIKAGVALNPSTNVDNLRYDFNLVNKVLIMTVEPGFGGQKFISCMKEKIVDTRVIRDKNLYDFEIQVDGGINFENIMGVVNCGATNIVIGSGIFNGGNIKENINKFHSILDPSCIV, encoded by the coding sequence ATGACTTTATTAATAAATCCTTCATTGCTATCAGCAGATTTTTGTAATTTGGAAAGAGATATAAGAATACTTGAAGAAAGTAATATAAAAGCTATTCATATTGATGTTATGGATGGAAACTTTGTATCTAATCTAGCTTTTGGAGTAGATCAAATTAAAGCTATTAATAGAATTACTAATATGAAACTAGATGTGCATCTCATGATAAATAATGCAGAAAGATATATAGAAACTTTTGTTGAAGCTGGAGCAGATTGCATTACAGTGCATGAAGAAGCTTGTAATCATCTATATAAGACAATACAGCATATTAAAAGCTTTGGAATAAAAGCAGGTGTTGCGTTGAATCCATCAACTAATGTTGATAATTTAAGGTACGATTTTAATTTAGTAAACAAAGTACTTATTATGACTGTAGAACCAGGATTTGGTGGACAAAAATTTATAAGTTGTATGAAAGAAAAAATTGTAGATACAAGAGTTATTAGAGATAAAAATCTGTACGACTTTGAAATACAGGTAGATGGTGGAATAAATTTTGAAAATATTATGGGAGTAGTAAATTGTGGAGCTACAAATATTGTCATAGGTTCAGGGATTTTTAATGGTGGTAATATAAAAGAAAATATAAATAAATTTCATAGTATTCTTGATCCTAGCTGTATAGTTTAG
- a CDS encoding zinc-dependent alcohol dehydrogenase — MKAAVIEDFNNIVMKEVPEPELGYDEALVKVEYAGICGTDVHIFSGHHKQAKPPLIPGHEFVGRLAKVNTDKPIDFKIGQRVAAQPLTGCGKCELCIQGRDNVCVDLNIFGVHSNGCFAEYIKVPLKKVYAVPEDIDPKIVALVEPLAVAMHDVRRSNLMVGQTTLIIGGGPIGILIAMVAKLNGASKVVISEINEKRIKFAEDMDMGFDMINPLKDDVDGKIKNLTDNMGFDIVYEVSGVQAGADLMTKAAKIGGTIMMIGIPSKNYNVDTGAITLKELKMEGVRIHAQINFAAALDVIINNVFNDKLKRLITNEFSIENIKEAMEFSINDKDHFKVLLKMDK, encoded by the coding sequence ATGAAAGCAGCAGTTATTGAAGATTTTAATAATATAGTTATGAAAGAGGTACCAGAACCAGAATTGGGATATGATGAGGCTCTAGTAAAGGTTGAATATGCTGGAATCTGTGGCACAGATGTTCATATATTTTCAGGACATCATAAGCAGGCTAAACCACCATTGATACCGGGTCATGAATTTGTAGGAAGATTAGCTAAGGTTAATACTGATAAACCCATAGATTTTAAAATAGGGCAAAGAGTTGCAGCACAGCCTTTAACTGGCTGTGGTAAATGTGAATTATGTATCCAGGGAAGAGATAATGTTTGTGTAGACTTAAATATATTTGGTGTTCACAGTAATGGATGCTTTGCAGAATATATAAAGGTACCTTTAAAAAAGGTTTATGCAGTACCAGAAGATATAGATCCTAAAATTGTAGCATTAGTAGAACCTTTAGCCGTAGCTATGCATGATGTTAGAAGAAGTAATTTAATGGTAGGTCAGACAACATTAATAATAGGTGGAGGACCTATAGGTATCTTAATAGCTATGGTTGCAAAACTTAACGGTGCATCCAAAGTGGTTATAAGTGAAATAAATGAAAAACGTATTAAATTTGCTGAAGATATGGATATGGGATTTGATATGATTAATCCTTTGAAAGATGACGTAGATGGAAAAATTAAGAATTTAACTGATAATATGGGATTTGATATAGTCTATGAAGTTTCAGGAGTTCAGGCAGGAGCAGATTTAATGACTAAAGCTGCTAAAATAGGTGGAACTATAATGATGATAGGCATCCCAAGTAAAAATTATAATGTAGATACAGGAGCTATAACTTTAAAAGAACTAAAAATGGAAGGAGTAAGAATACATGCACAAATAAATTTTGCAGCTGCATTGGATGTCATTATTAACAATGTATTTAATGATAAATTAAAGAGACTTATAACTAATGAATTTAGTATAGAGAATATAAAAGAGGCTATGGAATTTTCTATAAATGACAAAGATCACTTTAAGGTTTTATTGAAAATGGATAAATAG
- a CDS encoding transketolase family protein encodes MSMKTMSIILAEENVADSKAMRDAYAETLIDLAEKDERVVVLDADLMSSMGMKPFAKKYPERTFNVGIAEANMIGVASGLSLTGKIPFAHTFGVFASRRACDQVAISGSYQKANIRIVGSDPGITAAYNGGTHQTFEDLGIMRGIPEMTVMEPTDVTMLKDILRQVKDKYGMYYIRLVRKTSTKIYEEGSTFEIGKAVEVAEGNDATVIASGLLVAEAIKAAKILKDKGISIRVLNMFTVKPIDKEAIIKSARETGAIVTAENHNILNGLGSAVAEVLGENIPVPMVRIGMPDCYGEVGSVDYLKDKYGLNFSNIVEQVEKVIKRKNIK; translated from the coding sequence ATGAGTATGAAGACTATGAGTATAATATTAGCAGAGGAAAATGTAGCAGATTCAAAAGCTATGAGGGATGCTTATGCAGAAACTCTTATAGATTTAGCAGAAAAGGATGAAAGAGTAGTAGTCCTAGATGCAGACTTGATGTCATCTATGGGTATGAAACCTTTTGCTAAAAAGTATCCGGAAAGAACTTTCAATGTAGGTATAGCTGAAGCAAACATGATAGGAGTAGCTAGTGGATTGTCTTTAACTGGGAAAATACCTTTTGCACATACTTTTGGGGTTTTTGCGTCAAGAAGAGCTTGTGATCAAGTTGCTATATCTGGATCATATCAAAAAGCAAATATAAGAATAGTAGGGAGTGACCCTGGAATTACAGCAGCTTACAATGGAGGCACACATCAAACCTTTGAAGATTTAGGTATAATGAGGGGTATCCCTGAAATGACTGTTATGGAGCCTACAGATGTTACTATGTTAAAGGATATTTTAAGACAAGTTAAAGATAAATATGGAATGTACTATATAAGACTTGTAAGAAAAACTTCCACAAAAATATATGAAGAAGGATCAACTTTTGAAATAGGAAAGGCTGTAGAAGTAGCTGAGGGAAATGATGCTACAGTAATAGCATCAGGTTTATTAGTAGCTGAAGCTATAAAGGCAGCAAAAATTTTAAAGGATAAAGGTATATCTATTAGAGTACTTAATATGTTTACTGTAAAACCTATTGATAAAGAAGCTATTATAAAAAGTGCAAGGGAGACTGGTGCTATTGTAACAGCTGAAAATCACAATATATTAAATGGTCTTGGATCAGCAGTGGCAGAAGTACTGGGAGAAAATATACCTGTACCTATGGTGAGAATAGGAATGCCGGATTGTTATGGAGAAGTTGGATCAGTAGATTATTTGAAGGATAAATATGGATTGAATTTTTCTAATATAGTGGAGCAAGTAGAAAAAGTTATAAAGAGAAAAAATATTAAATAA
- a CDS encoding transketolase → MLVKNKVKELNIFATRMRIETIRQIATRGFGHIGGAMSICDVLSVLYGDVMKIDPKNPKMENRDWFICSKGHAGPAVYSALALRGFFPVEELKTLNQHGTNFPSHCDRTKTPGIDVTTGSLGQGLSAAIGVALGHRLDKKDNYVYVILGDGECDEGQVWEAALYAAQKRTSNLIAFVDYNKQQIDGYTKDVNDLGDMREKFENFGWYSLSIDGSNVEEIEEAIQKAKEQKEKPSMIILNTRKGEGCSFAENTLNNHHVNVSMEQGNEAIKILEKKLNTLINN, encoded by the coding sequence ATGTTAGTTAAAAATAAAGTTAAAGAATTAAATATTTTTGCTACAAGAATGAGAATAGAAACTATAAGACAAATTGCTACAAGAGGTTTTGGCCATATTGGTGGGGCTATGTCAATATGTGATGTGTTATCAGTTTTATATGGTGATGTCATGAAAATTGATCCTAAAAATCCTAAAATGGAGAATCGAGATTGGTTTATATGCTCTAAAGGACATGCAGGACCAGCAGTATACTCTGCTTTGGCTTTAAGAGGTTTTTTCCCAGTAGAAGAGCTTAAAACGTTGAATCAACATGGAACAAATTTCCCTAGTCACTGTGATAGAACAAAAACTCCAGGAATTGATGTAACCACAGGTTCTTTAGGGCAGGGATTGTCTGCAGCAATAGGAGTTGCATTAGGACACAGACTGGATAAAAAAGATAACTATGTTTATGTAATATTAGGTGATGGCGAGTGTGATGAGGGACAAGTATGGGAAGCAGCATTATATGCAGCTCAAAAGAGAACTAGTAATTTGATTGCATTTGTAGATTATAACAAACAACAAATAGATGGATATACAAAGGATGTAAATGATTTAGGAGATATGCGTGAAAAATTTGAAAATTTTGGCTGGTACTCATTAAGTATAGATGGTTCAAATGTAGAAGAAATAGAGGAAGCAATTCAAAAAGCTAAGGAACAAAAGGAGAAACCTTCAATGATAATATTAAATACAAGAAAAGGTGAAGGCTGCAGTTTTGCTGAAAATACTTTAAATAATCATCATGTAAATGTATCAATGGAACAGGGAAATGAAGCTATTAAAATATTAGAAAAAAAATTAAATACTTTAATAAATAATTAA
- a CDS encoding 4-hydroxybutyrate dehydrogenase gives MLLFNCKPKIHNFEAFREFAEEFNIGEGDLVFTLGSLYEPIFKPLNLKCNYILHKHGLGEPTDEMVKTIFEEAEKFNYKRVIAVGGGTIIDIAKLMTHSDISKDINLYDLFTKKIPFNKNKELVIVPTTCGTGSEVTNISIVGFVEKNTKFGLAIEELYPDDAVLITELLKTLPFNPFITSSIDALIHSIESYLAPRSNPYTELYSLEAIKIILEGYLKILEKGKDYRNEIMNNFAIASNYAGIAFSNTGVGAVHAISYPLSGKYHVAHGEANYQFLTEVLRTYYKINSKGKIKELNAYISKILNIKEDAEVIYDKIDEILGGFLHKKKLSKYGMQQNEIDDFSKLVIETQQRLLNNNYVPFDKEIVSSVYKNLF, from the coding sequence ATGTTATTGTTCAACTGTAAACCCAAAATTCATAATTTTGAAGCATTTAGAGAATTTGCTGAAGAATTTAATATAGGTGAAGGGGATCTTGTATTCACTTTAGGTTCTCTATATGAACCCATATTTAAACCATTAAATTTAAAATGTAACTATATACTCCATAAACATGGTCTTGGAGAACCAACAGATGAAATGGTAAAGACCATATTTGAAGAAGCTGAAAAGTTCAACTATAAAAGAGTTATAGCTGTTGGAGGAGGTACTATAATTGATATAGCCAAATTAATGACTCATTCAGATATATCTAAAGATATAAATTTATATGATCTCTTTACAAAAAAAATTCCTTTTAATAAAAACAAGGAACTGGTTATTGTTCCAACTACTTGTGGAACAGGTAGTGAGGTTACCAATATTTCAATAGTAGGCTTTGTGGAGAAAAATACAAAGTTTGGATTAGCCATTGAAGAACTTTATCCCGATGATGCTGTATTAATAACAGAATTATTAAAAACCTTACCTTTCAATCCATTTATAACAAGTTCTATTGATGCTTTAATACATTCTATAGAATCTTATTTGGCACCAAGATCTAATCCTTATACAGAATTATATAGTTTAGAAGCAATTAAAATTATATTAGAAGGATATTTAAAAATACTTGAAAAAGGTAAAGATTACAGAAATGAAATTATGAATAATTTTGCCATAGCTAGCAATTATGCAGGAATAGCTTTTAGTAATACAGGAGTCGGCGCCGTACATGCTATATCCTATCCGCTAAGTGGAAAATATCATGTAGCACATGGAGAAGCAAATTATCAATTTTTAACAGAGGTTTTAAGAACTTATTATAAGATAAATAGTAAAGGAAAAATCAAAGAATTAAATGCCTATATTTCAAAAATTTTAAATATTAAAGAGGATGCAGAGGTAATATACGATAAAATAGATGAAATATTAGGGGGATTTTTACACAAGAAAAAGCTTAGTAAATACGGTATGCAGCAAAATGAAATAGATGATTTTTCAAAACTGGTAATTGAAACTCAACAGAGATTACTTAATAACAACTATGTTCCTTTTGATAAGGAAATTGTATCTTCTGTATATAAAAATTTATTCTAA